A window of Chryseobacterium sp. IHB B 17019 genomic DNA:
TTGATTGTAAAGTAATTATTTCGTCTGTTAATACTGTTGAAAACAATTTCTCCATCCACGAATGTATAGATTTGTCCGCCTCCCAGCGTATCATGAACTTTTCTGAACTGAGGATTTGCAGCGCCCTGTTTTCCGTAAAGCTCAACCATTAAAGCCTTGTTTTGAGCAACAAGATCTTCATTAATCTGCTTTAGTTTCAAATAAGAAACACCCTCATCAATATACCCTGAAACCCAGGAATTGAACGCGGCAGTCTGGCCGGCAATCCAGGATCTTTGCATGGCATTTTTAGAGAATATCAGAACCAGAGCAATGATTTGCAGGAATATAAAGAAGACAAAAAGCGCGTTCTTCGAAAATAATCTCAGCAAAAATCCCATTCAGATGTGTTCGTAAAAAGGTTAGAATTATTTAATCAGGAAATTGAATTTATCCATATTCTTAAGCGCAATACCCGTTCCGCGAACTACAGCTCTCAACGGATCCTCTGCAACAAATACAGGAAGACCGGTTTTCTTGTGTAATCTGTCCGCAAGACCTCTCAATAAAGCACCACCACCAGCAAGATATATACCGGTTTTGTAAATATCAGCAGCCAATTCCGGAGGCGTAAGAGAAAGTGTTTCCATTACGGCATCTTCAATTCTGATGATAGATTTGTCTAATGCACGGGCAATTTCTTTGTACCCAACCATAATTTCTTTCGGCTTACCTGTGATAAGGTCTCTACCCTGTACCGGAATATCTTCAATATCAACATCTAAATCTTCAACGGCAGAACCTACTTCGATTTTGATTCTTTCTGCAGTTCTTTCCCCGATGTAAAGATTATGGTGAGTTCTTAGGTAATAAGCAATATCATTGGTAAATACATCACCTGCAATTTTCACAGATTTGTCGCAAACGATACCTCCTAGAGCTACCACCGCAATTTCCGTAGTACCACCGCCTATGTCGATAATCATGTTACCTTCAGGCTTTTGAACGTCGATTCCAACCCCGATTGCAGCAGCCATTGGCTCATAAATCAACCGTACTTCTTTTGCATTTACTTTCTGAGCAGAATCTCTTACCGCTCTTTTTTCAACTTCAGTGATACCGGAAGGAATACAGATCACAATTCTCAAGGCAGGCTGAATAAATTTGCCTTTAATACCAGGAATTTTTTTGATAAATTCTTTAATCATGTGCTCAGAAGCGTGGAAATCTGCGATTACCCCATCTTTCAACGGACGAATCGTTTTGATATCCTCGTGAGTTTTACCCTGCATATGTTTTGCCTGCTCACCGACGGCAATCGGCCTACCCGTAGAACGTTCAATTGCAACAATTGACGGCTGATCTATAACAATTTTATTATTATGGATGATAAGGGTGTTGGCAGTACCAAGGTCTATCGCAATTTCTTGCGTAAACATATCGAATAAACTCATATTTTCCTTCTGATTTTTTAAAGATTTACAAAGATATAAATTTAAGACTACTAAAGAAATTCCGTAAGCATATAATTTGGTTAAAATTTTATTAAAGTTTTCAACAATCCATTAACTTTTATTTTAAGTATTTATCACATAAAATTCAATTAAAATTAAGGGGATTGGCGGCTGGAAGCGGGATGGTGGAAGATGGAAATTTTTCTGAGGTCACAGTATATTTTGCTTACGAATGATAAACCTTAAAATTTTTAACATTTGACTCAAATCTAAGAGCAAAAGCTTAACATAAAAATGCTAAACTATTTTTAATTATTTAGAACCATCCCAAAATAGTTATTTACGATAATTATCATATACAGTATCAGAGAACGAATTGCTAAAAAAAATGTAAATTTGCCACGCTTATGTTACAGTATTCCAACATACATCAAACGTCGAATTTTGCCGTACTTTCCATTAGCTTTGAAAAGGCTGATGTAGAAACGAGGGGGAAGTTTGCGTTCTTTGATGAAAATATCAAAAGCTTTGTGACCCGGATTCATGACGAGGATTTAGGGGATGCATTTGTGGTTTCTACCTGTAACAGAACCGAAATTTATACCACTTCTCCCAATTATCTTTTAGTAGCTGAAGAATATTGTAAAACCATTGGAGTCAATTTGATGGATTTTTTACAGTTTGCTAATATTTTAACCAAAGAAGAAGCCTTAACACATTTATTCAGAGTGGCGGCCGGCCTGGAAAGCCAGATTATCGGGGATTTTGAAATTATCGGGCAAATCAAAAAAGCATATAGCCGTTTCAAAAAAGAAAGGCAAAATTCTAATCCTTATTTGGAAAGAGCGATTAATTCTGCGATTCAGATTTCGAAAAGAATTAAAAATGAAACCGGGATTTCCAACGGTGCAGCTTCTGTTTCTTATGCTGCGGTTCATTATATTTTAAATAATCAAAAAAGGATTACTGAAAAAAATATTCTTTTGCTGGGTGTTGGTGAAATCGGACAAAATACAGTTGAAAATCTGGTAAAACACGTTTATCAGCCAAAAATTAAAATCGCCAACCGAACAAAGGAAAAAGCTGCAAAAATTTCTGAAAAATATAATATTCCTAATATTGATTACACAGAATTTGATAAAGAGCTGAAAAATACAGACATTCTCATCGTAGCAACCGGAGCCAAACACCCGATCGTCAACAAATCCCATTTCCCGAACGGAAAGGAAACGCTTGTTATCGACCTTTCGATTCCGCATAATGTTGAAAAAAATGTAACGGAAAACGAAAATGTAACGTTGATTGATGTTGATGAGCTTTCAAAACAGATTCAGGAAACCATTCAGCAGAGAGAAAAAGAAATTCCGAAGGCTGAAAAAATCATTAAGGAAATGACAAAAGATTTCCTTGAATGGGAAAAAAAGAGAAAACTGGCTCCCAATATTCATCATTTCAAAGCGGTTCTAAAGAATATGGAACGTAATGAAATGCACAATTTTTACAAAAAAAATAAATACATAAACATCACGGACATGGAACTTTCCGATAAAATGATTCAGAAAATTACCAACCGTTTTGCAAAATATATAATAGATAATCCGTTAAAAGCCGAAGAAATTAGTAAATTAATGCACGAAATATTAGTTGAACAACCAAACAACGAATTCAATGAAAAGCATTAGAATCGGAACAAGAAATTCCGCACTTGCACTTTGGCAGGCAAGAGAAGTTGCGAGACATCTTCAGAACAATAATTATTTAACGGAAATTGTACCCATCGTATCTTCGGGGGATAAAAATCTTACTCAACCCCTTTATTCTTTGGGAATCACCGGGATTTTTACGAGAGATCTTGATGTCGCATTACTGAATGACGAGATTGATATCGCCGTACATTCTTTAAAAGACGTTCCTACTGTTTTACCTGAAAATATTGAGATGATTTCTTATCTGGAAAGAGATTTTCCACATGACGTTCTGATCAGAAAAGAATCTGCACAGAATAAGGAATTCCACGAACTGAAACTAGCGACAAGCAGCCTAAGAAGGAGAGCTTTTTGGCTGAAAAACTTCCCACAAGCTGAATTTTCTGACATTCGTGGAAATATACAGACACGCCTTCAGAAGCTTGAAGAAGGAGATTTTGATGCCACTATTTTATCTTTAGCCGGAATCAAAAGGATGAAAATGGACATCGATTACGAAATGCTGCCGTTCTTAATTCCTGCCGCATCACAGGGCGTAATTGCTGTTGCGGGACACTCTGAAAAGACAGAAATCAACGAAGTTGTAAGGCAGTTTACCAATCACACAAAAACGCAAATCTGCGTAGAAATCGAAAGAAGCTTTTTAAATACTCTGGAGGGAGGTTGTACTGCACCCATTGGAGCTTTTGCAGAGATTTTTGATGACCAGATCCGTTTCAAAGCGGCTCTTTGTTCGCTGGATGGTAGAAACTGTATCGCTACCGATGAGAATTTCGTTTATGAAGAAGGAGAAAATTATGGAAAGAAATTTGCGAAAATTGTTCTCGAAAACGGCGGAAAAGAATTGATGGCAGAAATTAAAAACCAACTTTAGATTTAATTAATTCTAAATTTTGGATTTTAAACTTTAGATTATTAGCTTAAATCCTCAGCTTTTCTCAAATGTAAGAAACATGAAAATCTTATTTACTAATAATATAGACCCATCTGTGATATCCGGAGAGTTAGGAGAGGATATTCTGGTTGATTGTGTTGAGGTAATTAAGACCAATCCTATAAAAGTAAATCCATTTGATTTAAGAGATTGCTCTTTGATTTTTACAAGCGTAAATGGCGTTGACGCTTTCTTTAAGAATCATTTTAAACCCAACGAAAATTTTACTTCAAAAAATTACAATAAAATCTATTGTGTTGGCGAAAAAACAAAACGGGAAATAAGAAAACACGGTTTCGGGACTTTTAAAGTTTTGAAAAATGCAGATACGCTCTCCAGGTTTATTATTGATAACTGCCAACATGAAAAATTCCTACATTTCTGTGGAAATATAGCATTGGACGTTCTGGATCACAATCTTCCCCTTCAAAATATAAAGTATAAAAAAATTACGGTTTACAATACTGAGGAACTCAATCCTCTGATAACTGAAAAATATCATGCGGCTGTTTTTTTTAGTCCGAGCGGAGTTCGTAGCTTTGCAAAGCAAAATTTTTTTGGTGATATGACGCTTTATTCCATCGGGGAAACAACAACTGATGAACTTAAAAAGTATACCTCAAAACCGGTTTTAACTTCTCATGGGAATACGTTGGCATCTATTTTGGAATTGATGCGGAAACAATTAAAAAAAACATAAAAATGAAAAAATTAACACTTTTATTTATCAGTTTGTTATTTATTTTTTCCTGCTCATCCAGAAGTACATTCAACCCGAATGATCCCAATGTAGTTTATTCTGAAGCTCATAATTACTACATGGGTAAAATGGATAATGAAGAAGTTATTTCTAAAAAAATTACCTCTTTCAAAGAATTCAGCAGCCTTTTTGCTATGGAGCCAAAAATAGGTAAAGACGGATATGCGCTTTCAGATGGAAAACCAACACAAATTGATTTTTCAAAGAATAATGTAGTTGCATTAATTGCTCCTCAATCTTTTAAGAATAAGGAAATTGTAGTCAATAACATTGTGAAAGATCAAGGAAATATAATTGTCAGATATTCAATAAAAGACAAAACAGTAACCTCTACAACTAGTCATTTTAATCCTTTTAAAATACTTATTATTGATAAAAGGTACGATGGCAATATCAGTTTAAATAAATTATGATTAAAAACGACCTGTATTTAAAAGCGCTTCGCGGAGAAACCGTGGAAAGACCGCCCGTTTGGATGATGAGACAAGCCGGAAGATATCTGCCGGAATTCATTGCTCTTCGTGACAAATTTGATTTTTTCACAAGATGTCAGACCCCGGAACTGGCTTCAGAAATCACTGTACAGCCTATCAGAAGGTATCCTTTGGATGCTGCGATTTTGTTCTCTGATATCCTGGTGGTTCCTCAGGCGATGGGAATTGATTTTAAGATGAAGGAAAATGTTGGCCCGTGGTTGGATAATCCGATAAGAACGCTGGAACAGGTTCAAAATGTTATAGTTCCTGATGTGAACGATACATTAGGGTATGTTTTTGATGCCATTGAACTGACTTTGCAGAAATTAGACAATGAAATTCCGTTGATCGGTTTTGCAGGTTCTCCATGGACGATTCTTTGCTACTGTGTGGAAGGAAAAGGAAGTAAAGCTTTTGATATTGCGAAATCTTTCTGTTTCCAACAGCCGGAAGCAGCGCATTTATTACTTCAGAAAATTACAGATACTACGATTGCTTATTTGAAGAGAAAAGTTGAAAAAGGAGTTTCTGCGGTTCAGGTTTTTGATTCCTGGGGCGGAATGCTTTCTCCGTCTGATTATCAGGAGTTTTCTTGGAAATATATCAGCCAGATTGTTGAAGCCTTAAGTCCATTGACACACGTTGTTGTTTTTGGGAAGGGTTGCTGGTTTGCTTTAGAGGAAATGACTCAGTCTCCGGTTTCTGCTTTGGGTGTTGACTGGACGATTAAGCCCGAGTTTGCAAGAACGTTGACCAATCATACTATGACCTTGCAGGGTAATTTTGATCCGGCAAGATTACATTCTACCCCTGAAACGATTAAAAAAATGGTGAATGAAATGATCAACCGTTTCGGGAAAGACCGATATATAGCCAATCTGGGACATGGAATTTTGCCTAATATTCCTTTGGAAAATGCAGAGGCGTTTATCAGAGCGGTGGTGGATTGGAAACCGAATAATTAATTTTGTTTTCTCCCACAAATCTCACATATTTACACTGATTTACAGTATGTTGATCATTTCGCAGGAATGCAGGCTTAGCTTAAAAATTGTATAAAATGTCGAGATTCCTACGGAATGACAAATTTTATGCAGACTTATATATAAAATAAGATTTAACTTAAAATAAAAATCCCTTTCAGGAATTGAAAGGGATTTTCTATGAGTAAATATTGAATTAGGAATTACGATAACATTCGTTGCGCTTTCTTTACGCCTTCCACAAGAAGATCAATCTCATCGAAAGTATTATAAACCGCAAAACTAGCTCTTACCGTTCCTGCAATATTGAAAAATTCCATGATGGGTTGTGTACAGTGATGGCCGGTTCTCACGGCAATTCCCATTTTATCAAGGATCATTCCTACATCGGAAGAGATTCCTACATTTTCCAGATTAAAAGAAACTACACCCGTTCTTTTTGCCTTTTCACCGTAAATTTTTATTCCATCCAGTTCCAGAAGCTTCTTTTGAGCATATTCTAATAAAGCGTTTTCGTGACTTTGGATATTAGCCTGTCCAATTTCCTGAATAAAATCAACTGCGGCTCCCAACGCAATATTCCCTCCTACATTTGGCGTTCCGGCTTCATATTTAAAAGGTAATGCGGCATAAGTTGTCCCATCAAAAGAACAAGTGGCAATCATCTCTCCTCCCCCATGAAATGGTGGCAAATCCTCAAGAATTCCCTGTTTTCCATATAAAATTCCCGTTCCCATGGGAGCATACATTTTATGTCCTGAAAAAACAAAGAAATCGCAGTCGAGTTTCTGAACATCAATAGTGAAGTGTGGAGCGGATTGTGCACCGTCTATTACGATATAAGCATCCGTATTTTTTCTTGTTCTTGCTATAATTTCCTCGATCGGGTTTACAATTCCCAATGCATTTGAAACCTGATTAAAAGAAACAACCTTCGTTTTTTCACTTAAAAACTGATCCAAATAATCAAGCTGCAAAATTCCGTTTTCATCAATGGGAATGACTTTTAATTTTGCTCCCGTCCTTTCACAAAGCAATTGCCATGGAACAATATTGGAATGGTGTTCCAGATAAGAAATAATAATTTCATCGTCTTTTTTTAATTTTTGAGTTAAAATATAAGCGATAAGGTTTAATCCTTCTGTAGTTCCTTTTGTGAAAATTACTTCAAAATCATGCTTAGCATTAATGAATTTCTGGATTTTCCTTCTGGAAAGCTCCATCTCTTCGGTAGCTAATTGACTTAAAGTATGAATTCCTCTATGTACGTTCGCATTAAGATCTGTGTAATATTGATTCCAAACTTCTAAAACTGAGTTGGGTTTCTGTGATGTCGCCGCATTGTCTAAGTAAACCAACGGCTTACCATTCACCTGCCTGTCTAATATAGTAAACTGACTTCTGATTTCCTGAATGTCAAACATTTATTAAATTTTTAAATTAAACGCTCTTATTTAGAACACTTCAAATTTACGGCTTTTTTTCGGATTCTTGTTGCAAGATAATTGATACAAAGATTCGATGGATTTATGTGAAATTCTTTCAACGCTAAAGGTCGCTATAAATGGATAATTTAATTGTAAGTATTTTTCGTTCGCAAAGCCGTTCACTTATAAAAGGACACTAAAATTTTTGACCTGATATTATTTACTTTTAAT
This region includes:
- the hemA gene encoding glutamyl-tRNA reductase, coding for MLQYSNIHQTSNFAVLSISFEKADVETRGKFAFFDENIKSFVTRIHDEDLGDAFVVSTCNRTEIYTTSPNYLLVAEEYCKTIGVNLMDFLQFANILTKEEALTHLFRVAAGLESQIIGDFEIIGQIKKAYSRFKKERQNSNPYLERAINSAIQISKRIKNETGISNGAASVSYAAVHYILNNQKRITEKNILLLGVGEIGQNTVENLVKHVYQPKIKIANRTKEKAAKISEKYNIPNIDYTEFDKELKNTDILIVATGAKHPIVNKSHFPNGKETLVIDLSIPHNVEKNVTENENVTLIDVDELSKQIQETIQQREKEIPKAEKIIKEMTKDFLEWEKKRKLAPNIHHFKAVLKNMERNEMHNFYKKNKYINITDMELSDKMIQKITNRFAKYIIDNPLKAEEISKLMHEILVEQPNNEFNEKH
- the hemC gene encoding hydroxymethylbilane synthase, whose protein sequence is MKSIRIGTRNSALALWQAREVARHLQNNNYLTEIVPIVSSGDKNLTQPLYSLGITGIFTRDLDVALLNDEIDIAVHSLKDVPTVLPENIEMISYLERDFPHDVLIRKESAQNKEFHELKLATSSLRRRAFWLKNFPQAEFSDIRGNIQTRLQKLEEGDFDATILSLAGIKRMKMDIDYEMLPFLIPAASQGVIAVAGHSEKTEINEVVRQFTNHTKTQICVEIERSFLNTLEGGCTAPIGAFAEIFDDQIRFKAALCSLDGRNCIATDENFVYEEGENYGKKFAKIVLENGGKELMAEIKNQL
- a CDS encoding uroporphyrinogen-III synthase, coding for MKILFTNNIDPSVISGELGEDILVDCVEVIKTNPIKVNPFDLRDCSLIFTSVNGVDAFFKNHFKPNENFTSKNYNKIYCVGEKTKREIRKHGFGTFKVLKNADTLSRFIIDNCQHEKFLHFCGNIALDVLDHNLPLQNIKYKKITVYNTEELNPLITEKYHAAVFFSPSGVRSFAKQNFFGDMTLYSIGETTTDELKKYTSKPVLTSHGNTLASILELMRKQLKKT
- a CDS encoding rod shape-determining protein codes for the protein MSLFDMFTQEIAIDLGTANTLIIHNNKIVIDQPSIVAIERSTGRPIAVGEQAKHMQGKTHEDIKTIRPLKDGVIADFHASEHMIKEFIKKIPGIKGKFIQPALRIVICIPSGITEVEKRAVRDSAQKVNAKEVRLIYEPMAAAIGVGIDVQKPEGNMIIDIGGGTTEIAVVALGGIVCDKSVKIAGDVFTNDIAYYLRTHHNLYIGERTAERIKIEVGSAVEDLDVDIEDIPVQGRDLITGKPKEIMVGYKEIARALDKSIIRIEDAVMETLSLTPPELAADIYKTGIYLAGGGALLRGLADRLHKKTGLPVFVAEDPLRAVVRGTGIALKNMDKFNFLIK
- a CDS encoding aminotransferase class V-fold PLP-dependent enzyme, whose protein sequence is MFDIQEIRSQFTILDRQVNGKPLVYLDNAATSQKPNSVLEVWNQYYTDLNANVHRGIHTLSQLATEEMELSRRKIQKFINAKHDFEVIFTKGTTEGLNLIAYILTQKLKKDDEIIISYLEHHSNIVPWQLLCERTGAKLKVIPIDENGILQLDYLDQFLSEKTKVVSFNQVSNALGIVNPIEEIIARTRKNTDAYIVIDGAQSAPHFTIDVQKLDCDFFVFSGHKMYAPMGTGILYGKQGILEDLPPFHGGGEMIATCSFDGTTYAALPFKYEAGTPNVGGNIALGAAVDFIQEIGQANIQSHENALLEYAQKKLLELDGIKIYGEKAKRTGVVSFNLENVGISSDVGMILDKMGIAVRTGHHCTQPIMEFFNIAGTVRASFAVYNTFDEIDLLVEGVKKAQRMLS
- the hemE gene encoding uroporphyrinogen decarboxylase — protein: MIKNDLYLKALRGETVERPPVWMMRQAGRYLPEFIALRDKFDFFTRCQTPELASEITVQPIRRYPLDAAILFSDILVVPQAMGIDFKMKENVGPWLDNPIRTLEQVQNVIVPDVNDTLGYVFDAIELTLQKLDNEIPLIGFAGSPWTILCYCVEGKGSKAFDIAKSFCFQQPEAAHLLLQKITDTTIAYLKRKVEKGVSAVQVFDSWGGMLSPSDYQEFSWKYISQIVEALSPLTHVVVFGKGCWFALEEMTQSPVSALGVDWTIKPEFARTLTNHTMTLQGNFDPARLHSTPETIKKMVNEMINRFGKDRYIANLGHGILPNIPLENAEAFIRAVVDWKPNN